From the Homo sapiens chromosome 1, GRCh38.p14 Primary Assembly genome, one window contains:
- the ZYG11A gene encoding protein zyg-11 homolog A isoform 2 (isoform 2 is encoded by transcript variant 2): MSQISEALSRYRNRSCFVKEALHRLFTETFSMEVTMPAILKLVAIGMRNHPLDLRVQFTASACALNLTRQGLAKGMPVRLLSEVTCLLFKALKNFPHYQQLQKNCLLSLTNSRILVDVPFDRFDAAKFVMRWLCKHENPKMQTMAVSVTSILALQLSPEQTAQLEELFMAVKELLAIVKQKTTENLDDVTFLFTLKALWNLTDGSPAACKHFIENQGLQIFIQVLETFSESAIQSKVLGLLNNIAEVRELSSKLVTEDVLKHINSLLCSREMEVSYFAAGIIAHLTSDRQLWISRDFQRRTLLQDLHATIQNWPSSSCKMTALVTYRSFKTFFPLLGNFSQPEVQLWALWAMYHVCSKNPSKYCKMLVEEEGLQLLCDIQEHSEATPKAQQIAASILDDFRMHFMNYQRPTLCQMPF; the protein is encoded by the exons CTTGTGGCTATAGGAATGAGGAATCACCCATTGGATTTGCGAGTGCAGTTCACAGCCAGTGCTTGCGCTCTCAACCTAACACGCCAGGGCCTGGCCAAGGGGATGCCTGTTCGCCTGTTGTCAGAGGTCACCTGTCTACTTTTCAAGGCTCTGAAAAATTTCCCCCATTACCAGCAG TTACAGAAGAATTGTCTTCTCTCCTTAACCAATTCCAGGATTCTTGTGGATGTTCCATTTGACAG GTTTGATGCTGCCAAGTTTGTCATGAGATGGCTCTGTAAGCATGAAAACCCCAAGATGCAAACAATGGCAGTGAGTGTCACCTCTATTCTGGCTCTGCAG CTCTCACCTGAGCAAACGGCACAGCTTGAAGAGCTTTTCATGGCAGTTAAG GAACTTCTAGCAATAGTAAAACAAAAGACTACTGAGAATTTAGATGATGTCACCTTCTTGTTTACTTTGAAAGCACTTTGGAATCTTACAGATGGGTCTCCAGCTGCCTGCAAGCACTTCATTGAAAATCAAGGATTGCAAATCTTCATCCAAGTCTTGGAG ACCTTTTCAGAGTCAGCAATACAAAGCAAAGTACTTGGTCTTTTG AACAACATAGCAGAAGTCAGAGAGCTCTCTTCCAAGCTGGTGACCGAAGATGTGCTGAAGCATATCAACAGTTTACTCTGTAGCAGGGAAATGGAAGTCAGCTATTTTGCTGCAGGTATCATAGCCCACCTGACATCTGACAGACAGCTTTGGATATCCCGTGACTTCCAGAGGCGTACTCTTCTCCAAGATCTG CATGCAACCATACAGAATTGGCCAAGTTCAAGTTGTAAGATGACAGCATTGGTGACCTATAG atctTTCAAGACATTTTTCCCGCTCCTTGGCAACTTCTCTCAACCAGAGGTTCAGCTCTGGGCACTATGGGCTATGTATCATGTCTGCAGTAAAAATC CCAGCAAATACTGCAAAATGTTAGTTGAAGAAGAAGGATTGCAGCTTTTGTGTGATATCCAGGAGCACAGTGAGGCAACCCCCAAAGCACAGCAGATTGCAGCCTCCATTCTGGATGACTTCAGAATGCATTTCATGAATTATCAGAGGCCCACTCTGTGTCAAATGCCCTTCTGA